One segment of Nitrospirota bacterium DNA contains the following:
- a CDS encoding argininosuccinate synthase, which translates to MKIVLAYSGGLDTSVAIRWLKDEYKAKVVAFCGDLGQGEDMGAIKKKALKAGASKVYVEDMREEFVRDYIFPMLRANAVYEGGYLLGTSIARPLIARKQIEIAEREKADAVSHGATGKGNDQVRFELTYYSLKPDIKVIAPWRLWQFKSRTDLIDYARKHNIPVSATKEKPYSTDRNIFHISYEGGILEDPWKEPPSDMYTMTVPPENAPDKPEYIEIGYEKGDPISLNGKRLKPSKLLGTLNSIAGRNAIGRADIVENRYVGMKSRGVYETPGGTVLHTAHKAIESITLDREVMHLRDSLIPQYSLLIYYGYWFSPERQLLQTLIDKSEENVTGTARLKLYKGNCTVVGRKSSLSLYHPQLATFEEERIYDQKDAEGFIKLNALRLKINRLLKRYE; encoded by the coding sequence ATGAAAATAGTTCTTGCATACTCAGGAGGGCTTGATACATCAGTTGCCATAAGATGGCTCAAAGACGAATACAAGGCAAAGGTAGTAGCATTCTGCGGAGACCTCGGTCAAGGTGAGGATATGGGTGCAATTAAAAAGAAGGCACTTAAGGCAGGTGCATCGAAGGTCTATGTAGAAGACATGAGAGAGGAGTTCGTAAGGGACTACATATTCCCGATGCTCAGGGCAAATGCGGTTTATGAGGGAGGATACCTTCTTGGCACATCCATAGCAAGACCCCTAATAGCCAGAAAGCAAATAGAGATAGCAGAAAGAGAAAAAGCAGATGCAGTCTCACACGGGGCAACAGGGAAAGGCAATGACCAGGTGAGGTTTGAGCTTACATACTATAGCCTCAAGCCTGATATAAAGGTCATAGCTCCATGGAGACTCTGGCAATTTAAATCAAGGACAGACCTCATAGATTATGCAAGAAAACATAACATACCTGTTTCTGCAACAAAAGAAAAACCATATAGCACAGACAGAAATATATTCCATATAAGCTACGAAGGAGGCATCCTCGAGGACCCATGGAAAGAGCCGCCTTCTGATATGTATACCATGACAGTGCCTCCTGAAAATGCCCCTGATAAGCCTGAATATATAGAGATTGGATATGAAAAAGGAGACCCAATCTCATTAAACGGGAAAAGGCTTAAACCTTCAAAACTGCTTGGGACCCTTAACTCTATAGCAGGCAGAAACGCAATAGGCAGAGCAGATATCGTCGAAAACAGATATGTGGGCATGAAATCGAGAGGTGTTTATGAGACACCCGGTGGCACAGTGCTTCATACTGCCCATAAAGCAATAGAGTCAATCACATTGGACAGAGAGGTCATGCACCTAAGGGACAGCCTTATACCGCAATACTCTCTACTTATATATTATGGATACTGGTTTTCGCCTGAAAGGCAATTGCTACAGACCCTTATAGATAAATCCGAGGAAAATGTTACAGGCACAGCGAGGCTCAAGCTCTACAAGGGCAATTGCACGGTAGTTGGAAGGAAATCCTCCCTTAGCCTTTATCACCCTCAGCTTGCAACATTCGAGGAAGAAAGGATATATGACCAAAAGGATGCAGAGGGCTTCATAAAGCTCAATGCACTTAGACTGAAAATAAATAGACTCCTCAAAAGATATGAATGA